The genomic stretch ATcggatcggtgcatccctactctAAATATACTAGATAGTTTAAAAGACATAATTTGGCAAAGCATCTAATAGATAAATTCAAAGCCGTCACCACCAGATGATTAAAAAGAAAAGGCTAACACATCAGTGGGCATCCATAATGGGACTTACATTGTTCTCCAGGCCTTCTATGACTTCAATGCCATTATGACTCAAGTAAAGCTCTCGCAGGTTCCCAAGATTCTGGAGTCCCTCCAACTTTGTGATTCGATTACTCTGTCAAGCGGAAACAGACGTTaacattgaaatgaatgagaaatTAGCATTTGGGAAAATATTCCCCATTTAGCACAAGGGTACCTGGATACTGAGAACCGTCAGATTGTGCAGTCCATCAAGGTTCTGTAACCGAGTGATTTTATTTGTACCAAGAAACAAACTTTCCAAAGAAGCAAGAGAATCCAGATTCTCAATAACCTGAAATAGTAATAACATTCATCAAATGTAAGTTTCACTCTACAGTATTGACACAAAAAACGGTATGCTGaatatattttacatatagACAGCGGATTTGTCCTCTTATTCCTCACCCTGATACGATTAGAGCCCAGCTCGAGCATCTCAAGGATGGTTAGTTGATCAAGGTTGGCAATGCTTGTGATCTTATTATGAAGCAGGAAGAGCTTCTTCAGTTTTGTAAGACACTCCAATCCCTCAATCTTTCTCAATATGTTGAACGATACATCTAGCTGCCTGCAAACCAAAAATTTGAAGAATTATCTAGTGACCTTTTACAGTATTGTGCCAATTGtctaaatacaaacattttttgaGAATAAGGCAATTTGAAATTACTTCAGCTTTGATCAACAAAGAGTACAATGACTCACTCAAGCTCTGTTAGCGCCTGGAGATTTTCAAGTTTGcgaatctggttgtcataaaggTCAAGTTCCCTCAATGAGACAAGGCTTCCCAAGTTCTCAATCTGTTTGATGAGGTTTTGTCTGAGAGAAATTGTCTGTTGAAAAAGGTAAATAACTTCATCACTTGTATAATAAgtaactttaaataaataaattcaaggAAATGTATTAAGCACTATAGATGATTTCACAGACAGTGAGATGCATAATCTGCAAACGCAACTGTTTAATACTCTTACCTTTACTTTCTTAAGGACCTCTAGACCTTCGATCTTCCCAATTCTACAGTGGACTAGATCCACATCCTAGAAAAAAAGCAGCACTTAGTATATACAAGTAGTAATAAgctttttagtttattttgtcACAAAACCTGACATTTATCCTGAATTACCTCCTCATCTGGGTCTAAGGTTATGGTGTCCATGTCAACCGGTGACTCCTCTGGTACTAGAAGTGGGTAACAGAGTATCATTCGCAGTTAATAAAGATCATCTTTTCATTTCTTTCCCTTGACACGTCCTATAGTGCTAATGAAATGTCTCACCAGTGGAAGGAGCTTGTAGAGATTCAACCTCTCCATTGAGGCTCTTTCTTTTGGTTTCATCATCACCAGATTCCTCAGATTCACCCCTCCTGTCAACTATAAATATTGAAAAGTTTAGAAACACAATACAAATTTTTGTTTGCTCAATTGAAATAAATCACAAACTTGTTTATAAGCTCAGCATTTCATCACTGCAAGTTAACATAGATGAAATGCTAGCTGCTGTCTCAAATAAATAATGCATGATCATTCATACTTAATTGTGATTAACGTTAATCAATCTAAAAAGACGATTTAAAAGCCTCATGATGCTCTCAACCTTATAAAACAATGCTATTTGCAAGCACATCCTACACACACGCCCTGATCCCAACAGTACATGCATGCTAGCAAACTCTGCTGATCAAGCAAATGAAAACTATCAGGGTCATCGGCAAAACCTCGATCTTTCACGAATGATACTTTAAATTATACATAACTGTAATGTATTCATCTGAACAAGTACTGCGAGCCTAGGGGGCTACAAGCTAACTTAACCAGAAAGATGTGTGTGCATTGACACCACGTAACGTTACACGACTATAAACACAACTAAACATCTAAAAATGAGATGTGGACTAACAACTGTTGTTTAAATACACCCAACGGAGACATCGGTTAAGTTAAATAAAGCAGATTTCATCGTTATTTCAATGATGCACACATCTGGAGTGTCTTGAGTTAACGTTAGCTGTTAGGTATTTCACGTAAACATGCATTACACATTAcagtgtaaataaataataaggtACCAAAATAGTAACAATTAGAAAACACAACCCCGGTATTACATATAAAGGCTGTGAGATGCGTAACAGTGCATTTATGAA from Paramisgurnus dabryanus chromosome 6, PD_genome_1.1, whole genome shotgun sequence encodes the following:
- the ppp1r7 gene encoding protein phosphatase 1 regulatory subunit 7, whose product is MATLSVGEPQEMEVDRRGESEESGDDETKRKSLNGEVESLQAPSTVPEESPVDMDTITLDPDEEDVDLVHCRIGKIEGLEVLKKVKTISLRQNLIKQIENLGSLVSLRELDLYDNQIRKLENLQALTELEQLDVSFNILRKIEGLECLTKLKKLFLLHNKITSIANLDQLTILEMLELGSNRIRVIENLDSLASLESLFLGTNKITRLQNLDGLHNLTVLSIQSNRITKLEGLQNLGNLRELYLSHNGIEVIEGLENNKKLTTLDIAANRIKKIENIRHLTDLKEFWMNDNQIENWADLDELKNAKDLETVYLERNPLQKDPQYRRKIMLALPSVRQIDATFIRF